From the Methanobacterium petrolearium genome, one window contains:
- a CDS encoding histone deacetylase family protein, whose amino-acid sequence MISLVNSPEYAKHQLETHPENQGRLEVLIDSLQKGGLLDKLDVHQPFLPNDEDLLLVHTKEHLNHLKSFTESGGGYLDYDTYASPHSYEIAKLAAGGAIRASELTLGQSDFAYSLARPPGHHATPYRAMGFCLINNLAVALKYIRKKHGIRKFLIFDFDAHYGNGTAEIFYHDPHVLYISIHQDPRTIFPGKGFIRETGSGAGEGFNLNIPMPPGSRTSDYIYILEKILKPVCSQFKADFYYLDVGFDGHQEDPLSSLSLDDDFYSWAAGYMQKISPTMTLILEGGYSQRGMAQSNLKMIKVLMDKNLNEKAFQPHGKSIVKDETKKIFKEIQDTFSPFFII is encoded by the coding sequence GTGATTTCACTGGTTAACTCCCCTGAATACGCAAAACACCAACTTGAAACCCATCCTGAAAATCAGGGGCGACTTGAAGTTCTAATAGATTCACTCCAAAAAGGGGGCCTACTGGATAAACTGGATGTTCACCAACCATTCCTACCGAATGATGAAGATCTCCTGCTTGTGCACACAAAAGAACATCTCAATCATTTAAAATCATTCACTGAGAGTGGAGGTGGTTATCTTGACTATGACACCTACGCCTCTCCCCATAGCTACGAAATTGCAAAATTAGCTGCTGGAGGAGCCATTAGAGCCTCAGAACTCACGTTGGGACAAAGTGATTTTGCATATTCACTGGCACGTCCCCCTGGACACCATGCCACCCCATACCGGGCAATGGGTTTCTGTTTAATCAACAACCTTGCTGTGGCTCTAAAGTATATTAGAAAAAAACATGGAATCAGAAAATTTTTAATATTCGATTTTGACGCCCATTACGGTAATGGAACAGCAGAAATATTTTACCATGACCCCCACGTCCTTTACATATCAATACACCAGGATCCCCGGACTATTTTCCCAGGGAAAGGATTTATTAGAGAAACTGGCAGTGGCGCAGGAGAGGGTTTTAATTTGAACATACCTATGCCCCCTGGTTCAAGAACCTCAGACTACATCTATATACTTGAAAAGATCTTAAAACCAGTTTGCAGCCAGTTTAAGGCAGATTTCTATTATTTAGATGTTGGTTTTGACGGGCACCAGGAAGATCCCCTCTCCAGCCTCAGTTTAGATGATGATTTTTATTCATGGGCTGCCGGTTACATGCAAAAAATAAGTCCAACAATGACCCTTATTCTGGAGGGTGGTTACAGTCAGCGTGGTATGGCCCAGTCCAACCTTAAAATGATAAAAGTATTGATGGACAAAAATCTCAATGAAAAAGCGTTTCAACCTCATGGGAAATCTATAGTAAAAGATGAAACAAAAAAAATATTCAAAGAAATTCAGGATACATTTTCACCATTTTTTATAATTTAA
- a CDS encoding DUF2100 domain-containing protein: MNKIRYHQAQSLLKKAGKSTKSTEKLKTPQEGKIDSSIYGEILKEIIKTEEFIYSSRPTHTLDQEDAEEFCNHLIDVRNKIDLILVEFGVLEKEDVGEEVKSLSREFVFLTSKSNFKKLLTRWGVEPQRIVVAGVPLKAEDMRILNPKIPESALEPIKKKISHVKNDIERKMGELNTEKIVVVVEKDKSGKILAKRAQDIYGACSIDKDSLKDMDILEFKENLKNLA; encoded by the coding sequence ATGAATAAAATCCGGTACCATCAGGCGCAATCCCTTCTGAAAAAAGCAGGTAAATCAACAAAAAGTACTGAAAAACTTAAAACACCACAGGAAGGTAAAATTGATTCATCTATCTATGGAGAAATTTTAAAAGAGATTATTAAAACAGAGGAATTCATTTACTCCAGCCGTCCCACCCATACCTTAGATCAGGAAGATGCAGAAGAATTTTGCAATCATTTGATTGATGTTAGAAATAAAATTGATTTGATTTTGGTAGAATTTGGCGTTTTAGAGAAAGAAGATGTGGGAGAAGAAGTTAAAAGTCTCTCTCGAGAATTCGTATTTCTCACCAGTAAAAGTAACTTCAAAAAACTGTTAACCCGTTGGGGGGTGGAACCTCAAAGAATAGTTGTGGCCGGAGTGCCATTAAAAGCAGAAGATATGCGCATATTAAACCCCAAGATTCCTGAAAGTGCCCTTGAACCAATCAAAAAGAAGATATCCCATGTGAAAAATGATATAGAAAGAAAAATGGGAGAATTAAATACTGAGAAAATTGTGGTAGTGGTTGAAAAGGACAAATCAGGGAAAATTCTGGCTAAACGTGCCCAAGATATTTACGGAGCATGTTCAATTGATAAAGATAGTTTAAAAGACATGGATATCCTTGAATTCAAAGAAAACCTTAAAAATTTAGCATAA
- the mptA gene encoding GTP cyclohydrolase MptA: METPCLPDTQEKSPTIPVHLTRVGVKGVKKLLKIERDNKRPIVLLPTFDAYVDLPSTQRGIHMSRNPEAISDVLEEAVERNAVEIESLCAEIVSLLLEKHKYAKRAEVSMKSDFMIMKKSPVTKHKTQEMTKIMADAIGYRTDEGVVIRKMIGAEVIGMTVCPCAQETVKESSKQKLLEFLDEETTEKVLETVTFASHNQRGRGSIMIEVPAQQIIRGENIIKIIEDSMSSSVCELLKRTDEHAVVVHAHQHPMFVEDCVRNMIQKIVQDFSHLPDDTLITVQQVNEESIHRHNAFAEKVATMGELKAEIINGLEETN; this comes from the coding sequence TTGGAAACACCGTGTTTACCTGATACTCAGGAAAAGTCACCTACTATCCCTGTACACCTTACTAGAGTAGGGGTTAAAGGGGTTAAAAAGCTCTTAAAGATAGAACGAGATAACAAAAGACCCATTGTTCTTTTACCCACCTTCGATGCTTATGTGGATTTGCCCAGCACACAGAGGGGAATCCACATGTCACGCAATCCTGAAGCCATAAGTGACGTCTTAGAAGAAGCTGTTGAAAGAAATGCTGTTGAAATCGAGTCACTATGTGCTGAAATCGTCAGTTTACTCCTTGAAAAACACAAATATGCCAAGCGAGCCGAAGTAAGTATGAAAAGTGACTTCATGATCATGAAAAAGTCACCAGTAACCAAGCACAAAACCCAAGAAATGACCAAGATCATGGCAGATGCCATTGGCTACCGAACTGACGAAGGCGTGGTTATCAGAAAGATGATCGGAGCAGAAGTAATAGGGATGACTGTGTGCCCCTGTGCCCAGGAAACTGTTAAAGAAAGTTCCAAACAAAAGCTCCTGGAATTTCTGGATGAAGAAACCACTGAAAAAGTTTTAGAAACTGTTACATTCGCATCCCACAACCAACGAGGCAGGGGAAGTATCATGATAGAAGTACCAGCCCAGCAGATAATCAGGGGAGAAAACATCATCAAGATCATTGAAGACTCCATGAGTTCATCAGTTTGTGAACTCTTGAAACGTACTGATGAACACGCAGTTGTGGTTCACGCCCACCAGCACCCCATGTTTGTGGAGGACTGTGTGCGGAACATGATACAAAAGATCGTGCAGGATTTCTCTCACCTGCCAGATGATACTCTGATTACTGTCCAGCAGGTTAACGAGGAAAGTATTCACCGTCACAATGCATTCGCAGAAAAAGTAGCCACCATGGGTGAACTGAAAGCAGAAATAATCAATGGTCTGGAGGAAACTAATTGA
- a CDS encoding DUF2120 domain-containing protein has translation MKTRKIAGEIMGQLEAFEGSKAAMDTTQLLIVRGRSRQRIKPEELGPTISQIFKTLDAKQLDMYSDETADVITIMDEQIRSQVNIQGETDIYGIYRLKESFENMNCHADYGMGVLDDVAVFIVLWKDKSGVGPMFVELVVSALEA, from the coding sequence TTGAAGACACGTAAAATCGCCGGGGAAATCATGGGGCAATTAGAAGCCTTTGAAGGATCCAAAGCAGCAATGGACACCACTCAATTACTGATAGTCAGGGGAAGATCGCGCCAAAGAATAAAACCAGAAGAGCTTGGTCCTACCATCTCCCAGATTTTTAAAACACTAGATGCCAAACAACTGGATATGTACTCTGATGAAACTGCTGACGTAATCACCATCATGGATGAACAGATCCGTTCCCAGGTGAACATCCAAGGAGAAACCGATATATATGGAATATATCGCCTTAAAGAATCTTTTGAAAATATGAACTGCCATGCAGATTATGGAATGGGCGTTTTGGATGATGTTGCTGTTTTTATAGTTCTATGGAAAGATAAAAGCGGTGTGGGACCAATGTTTGTTGAACTGGTGGTTTCTGCCTTGGAAGCATGA
- the cofG gene encoding 7,8-didemethyl-8-hydroxy-5-deazariboflavin synthase CofG has protein sequence MLSKEELISLLGVQGKDVLQLMKEANSLRENNNITFSKNVFLPLTNICRNDCGYCTFRRDPEAPDATLIMHPQEVMDIIRKADDFGCREALFTFGEQADSTPQVKDALEKIGFEGMLEYLYHLCERTLDETDLLPHSNPGILQKNELKMLKEVNASMGLMLETTSQRLMEGPAHQNSPGKDPKLRIKTIENAGKLKIPFTTGLLIGIGESVDERADSLLQIRRIQDKYHHIQEIIIQNFKPKPGIVMADYPEPSLLDMIRTVAVTKMLFPECGVQVPPNLNHNTAQIFLLAGADDWGGVSPLTKDYVNPESPWPEMDELKLLTEEMGFQLKERLPVYEKYLKEDFLSHTILEKIS, from the coding sequence ATGTTATCTAAAGAGGAACTGATTTCCCTACTGGGAGTGCAGGGAAAAGATGTTTTACAATTGATGAAAGAGGCAAATTCACTCCGGGAAAACAACAACATAACCTTTTCTAAAAATGTTTTCCTGCCTTTAACCAACATATGTCGAAATGATTGTGGATACTGCACCTTTCGCAGGGATCCTGAAGCTCCTGATGCCACCCTCATCATGCACCCCCAAGAAGTTATGGACATTATCCGCAAGGCAGATGATTTTGGTTGCAGAGAAGCTCTTTTCACCTTCGGAGAACAGGCCGATTCAACTCCCCAGGTCAAAGATGCCTTGGAAAAGATTGGTTTTGAGGGAATGCTGGAATACCTCTATCATCTGTGCGAGAGAACCCTTGATGAGACTGATTTGCTGCCACACAGCAATCCTGGTATACTTCAAAAAAATGAGCTTAAAATGTTAAAGGAAGTTAACGCCTCCATGGGTCTGATGCTGGAGACTACCAGTCAACGATTGATGGAAGGTCCAGCTCACCAGAATAGCCCTGGAAAAGATCCCAAATTAAGAATTAAAACCATTGAAAATGCGGGGAAATTAAAAATACCCTTCACAACTGGACTTCTTATTGGTATTGGGGAGAGTGTAGATGAGAGGGCAGATTCACTCCTCCAGATAAGGAGAATTCAGGACAAATATCATCATATCCAGGAGATCATTATTCAGAATTTCAAACCAAAACCTGGTATTGTAATGGCTGATTATCCTGAACCATCACTTTTAGATATGATTCGCACAGTTGCAGTTACCAAAATGCTTTTTCCAGAATGTGGAGTGCAGGTCCCCCCTAACCTTAACCACAACACAGCACAAATCTTTTTACTGGCTGGTGCAGATGATTGGGGAGGTGTTTCTCCCTTGACAAAGGATTATGTAAATCCAGAATCCCCCTGGCCAGAGATGGATGAGCTTAAACTCCTTACCGAAGAAATGGGATTCCAGTTAAAAGAAAGATTACCGGTATATGAAAAATATTTAAAAGAAGACTTTTTAAGCCATACTATACTGGAAAAAATATCCTAA
- a CDS encoding histidine kinase dimerization/phosphoacceptor domain -containing protein: MGDSIRILILEDVPLDVELMEAELKRDGINFISRRVEEENEYRRELKKFQPDVILADHSLPHFDGISAMNISQEVSPQTPFIFVSGQMGEEFAVEMLKKGATDYVLKHNLSKLGHSVKRALNEAEEYLEKKRAQDELAKSEEKYKTLFDLSLDYVVVLDLDGKVQDINQRLEEDSGFLKDDFIGKDINNVFKSMMNDSVFDEDFMHGFLAGDKTTPIEIKVDRDRGIRYFELHHAPIMKEGKVFAIQLIFRNITRRKNDERALIESRERLYDVNTYLETIINASPFAIVDLCPDGRVKSLWNPAAENIFGWGKDEVLSETLPFINENNVEKCQKAINSALLGESKSDVELECARKDNKIIYTMMATAPLLNVEGDIQGIMATFADINDMIAAENLIKASLDEKEVLLREIHHRVKNNLQIISSLMSLQSEYTQEPEILKMFQESKNRIRSMALIHEKLYQSKDLAHIDFAEYLKSLVAMLLGFYHEKSNDINVILDCEEVNLEIDTAISMGLIVNELLSNCFKHAFPGKKSGEVIINLSEDGENYLLVVSDNGVGIPEDVDIRSTDSLGLQIVQTLTIQLKGNLEHETKGGTTFRIAFPDRS, encoded by the coding sequence ATGGGAGATTCTATTAGAATTTTAATTTTAGAGGATGTTCCTTTAGATGTGGAGTTAATGGAAGCTGAACTTAAAAGGGATGGCATAAATTTTATTTCTCGTCGTGTGGAAGAAGAAAACGAATATCGAAGAGAGCTAAAAAAATTCCAACCAGATGTTATTTTGGCTGATCATTCCCTTCCTCATTTTGATGGTATTTCAGCAATGAACATATCTCAAGAAGTTTCTCCACAAACTCCATTTATCTTTGTCAGTGGGCAGATGGGAGAAGAATTTGCGGTGGAAATGCTTAAAAAAGGAGCTACTGATTATGTTCTCAAACATAATCTTTCAAAATTAGGACATTCAGTTAAAAGAGCTCTTAACGAGGCAGAAGAATATCTGGAGAAGAAAAGGGCCCAGGATGAATTAGCAAAAAGTGAAGAGAAGTACAAAACACTTTTTGATCTATCATTAGATTATGTGGTGGTCTTAGATCTCGATGGCAAAGTACAGGATATAAATCAGCGTTTAGAGGAAGATAGTGGTTTTTTAAAGGATGATTTCATCGGAAAGGATATTAATAATGTTTTTAAGTCAATGATGAATGATTCTGTATTTGATGAAGATTTTATGCATGGTTTTCTGGCAGGTGACAAAACAACTCCAATAGAAATTAAAGTGGATAGGGATAGGGGCATCAGATATTTTGAACTGCACCATGCTCCTATAATGAAGGAAGGAAAGGTATTTGCCATTCAACTAATATTCAGGAACATCACTCGACGTAAAAATGATGAAAGGGCTTTGATTGAGAGTCGTGAACGTTTATATGATGTAAATACTTATTTGGAAACAATAATAAATGCTTCCCCTTTTGCTATTGTTGATTTGTGCCCTGATGGTAGAGTAAAATCTTTATGGAACCCGGCAGCCGAAAACATCTTTGGCTGGGGGAAAGACGAAGTTTTAAGTGAAACTTTGCCTTTTATAAACGAAAATAATGTGGAAAAATGTCAAAAAGCCATTAACAGTGCACTTTTGGGTGAATCGAAATCTGATGTTGAACTGGAATGTGCTAGAAAGGATAATAAGATCATATACACTATGATGGCCACAGCTCCCCTTTTAAATGTAGAGGGAGATATTCAGGGCATTATGGCTACTTTTGCTGACATAAATGACATGATTGCTGCTGAAAATTTGATAAAGGCATCATTAGATGAAAAAGAGGTTCTTTTAAGGGAGATTCATCATAGGGTGAAAAATAATCTGCAGATCATCTCCAGTCTCATGAGTTTGCAGTCTGAGTACACCCAGGAACCGGAAATCCTGAAAATGTTTCAGGAAAGTAAAAATCGTATCAGGTCTATGGCTTTGATCCATGAAAAACTGTACCAATCTAAGGATTTAGCTCATATTGACTTTGCAGAGTATCTGAAAAGTTTGGTAGCCATGCTTTTAGGTTTTTATCATGAAAAAAGTAATGATATCAATGTTATTTTAGACTGTGAAGAGGTAAATCTAGAAATCGACACTGCCATATCCATGGGACTCATTGTGAATGAATTACTTTCCAACTGCTTTAAACATGCATTTCCCGGCAAAAAAAGCGGTGAAGTTATAATTAATCTTTCAGAAGATGGAGAAAATTATTTACTTGTAGTATCTGATAATGGTGTGGGAATACCTGAAGATGTTGATATAAGGAGCACTGATTCATTGGGACTTCAAATTGTCCAGACTTTAACTATACAGCTTAAGGGTAATCTGGAACATGAGACTAAGGGAGGAACCACATTTAGGATCGCATTCCCAGATAGATCCTGA
- a CDS encoding response regulator has protein sequence MDLDELEILLVEDNPTDAELTMRALKRNNLANKLVWVKDGEEALDFIHAKGQFAERNPEELPRLILLDLRMPKVDGFEVLKNIKSNENTCRIPVVILTSSKEDQDVVESYKLGVNSYVGKPVEFDNFINAVSTLGLYWMLINKPP, from the coding sequence GTGGATCTCGATGAATTAGAAATTTTGCTGGTAGAAGATAATCCTACCGATGCTGAATTAACCATGAGAGCTCTAAAAAGAAATAATTTGGCTAATAAGTTGGTTTGGGTTAAAGATGGGGAAGAAGCACTGGATTTTATCCATGCAAAAGGTCAGTTTGCTGAGAGGAATCCTGAAGAATTGCCTAGATTGATACTGCTGGATCTGCGCATGCCTAAAGTAGATGGGTTTGAAGTTTTAAAGAATATAAAGTCAAATGAAAACACTTGCAGAATACCGGTTGTGATTCTCACATCATCAAAAGAGGATCAGGATGTTGTGGAAAGCTACAAGTTGGGTGTGAACAGCTATGTGGGTAAACCAGTTGAATTTGACAACTTCATTAACGCAGTTTCTACTCTGGGATTATATTGGATGTTGATAAACAAGCCACCATAA
- a CDS encoding PAS domain S-box protein translates to MAAMKILVVEDEGLTAMEIQRKLKNWGYDVPSFAFSRKEAVKKAKEIEPDLILMDIMLKGKGDGIDAAQEIKQIRDIPIIYITAYDDVKTRERAEITNPTAYLIKPFDERELQSKIQTALSEHKLGKKLLIIGKRLDNKLKNSGVILIDHKGCITYINGLASDLTGFMQHEAMDKELNEVFPIEGIEDKDLKSYIKSIISDNTTITAKSILHDKGGKNVHVEYKIAPTIDEEDGILGVELIFEDISQEVKDEKSLMEREKKFRGIYYQSMLATEIFDHDGKLLDANPACLHLFGAENADQLKKFNLFEDFKLNLEEVKNLKNGLEVKFECEFDEEELSELGFHKKINKGAIYLSLFITPLKIDEVVNGYLVQFQDVTPHRKLEAFLKSNEERYLKILNTLDQAVIAFNDDLKCIYSNDMANNFFDVETEDMIGKSFQESMKSFWDGELEHMCLETLKSGKTDSMIKILPKDGIPTHVEIKPYKSFEGLTIILNDVTGIKQTEEELKRNETLYRSVVNDQSEIICRFNKDFELTFANETYYHYFGFDGESNHLFSLPDEDMERMKVQFKTFDAENPIKVLEGPIKIPDGVIRWWQWVTRANFDEDGNISEYQSVGRDITLHHEAMEELQKNIEKLQFLVKEKSNKLNVLKESFELEKTEHKQKISSMEKLNADMVKKYGEETQKLSETINGHVKELDSFKEKEKTFKDSLKLAQKDLESKTIEAADSSRALHVEISAHKKTEKNLEKTSLDLEEQRAKTNAALSQISNLEKEITKKEANLSTIQTDFQNEISELKQEEHSIQESLENREKTLKNVYDGVKTNMQMISTLNRLHSEYVTDQMVKKLEDGRSYLRSFGMVHEKLYQSENLETVDLGQYLENILDDISRSHGAKNVDIKTETNEISLDMEKTVLSGLIITELVINSLKHAFTDERVGKIKVEVDRVHDDLIIKVSDNGIGIPPQISVKTEDSFGLQLVRTFVKQSEGFMEFKSDKGAEFIIKIPIQEG, encoded by the coding sequence ATGGCGGCGATGAAAATTTTAGTGGTGGAAGATGAAGGTCTCACTGCGATGGAAATTCAGAGAAAACTGAAAAATTGGGGATATGATGTCCCATCATTTGCTTTTTCACGTAAAGAAGCTGTTAAAAAGGCTAAAGAAATAGAACCAGATCTAATTTTAATGGACATAATGCTTAAAGGCAAAGGGGATGGAATAGATGCTGCTCAGGAAATAAAACAAATTCGAGATATTCCTATCATTTATATAACTGCTTACGACGATGTTAAAACCCGTGAAAGAGCTGAAATCACCAATCCCACTGCATACCTAATCAAACCATTTGATGAAAGAGAACTACAGAGTAAAATTCAAACAGCATTATCTGAACATAAACTAGGAAAAAAATTGTTAATTATTGGAAAACGGCTTGATAATAAATTAAAGAACTCTGGAGTAATATTAATTGATCACAAGGGATGTATTACTTATATAAATGGTTTAGCATCTGATTTAACCGGTTTCATGCAGCATGAAGCCATGGATAAAGAACTAAATGAAGTTTTTCCCATTGAAGGAATAGAAGATAAAGATTTGAAAAGTTACATAAAAAGCATCATCAGTGATAATACAACCATCACAGCCAAGTCTATTCTACATGATAAAGGGGGTAAGAATGTTCATGTGGAGTATAAGATAGCTCCAACTATAGATGAAGAAGACGGAATTTTAGGGGTTGAACTGATATTTGAAGATATCAGTCAGGAAGTAAAGGATGAAAAATCCCTCATGGAACGGGAAAAGAAATTCAGGGGCATTTATTACCAATCCATGTTGGCAACAGAGATATTTGATCATGACGGAAAACTCTTGGATGCCAATCCAGCCTGCCTCCATCTATTTGGTGCAGAAAACGCCGACCAATTAAAGAAATTTAACCTTTTTGAAGATTTCAAACTGAATCTTGAAGAAGTAAAAAATCTAAAAAATGGTTTAGAAGTTAAATTTGAATGCGAATTTGATGAAGAAGAATTATCAGAACTTGGATTTCACAAAAAAATCAACAAAGGAGCCATATACTTAAGCCTTTTCATAACTCCTCTAAAGATAGACGAAGTTGTTAATGGATATTTAGTTCAATTCCAGGATGTCACTCCTCATCGCAAACTAGAAGCCTTTCTTAAGAGTAATGAAGAAAGATATCTAAAGATTTTAAACACTTTAGATCAGGCAGTGATAGCATTCAACGATGATTTGAAATGCATATACTCTAATGACATGGCAAATAATTTTTTCGATGTTGAAACAGAGGATATGATTGGCAAATCCTTCCAGGAGTCTATGAAATCTTTTTGGGATGGAGAATTGGAACACATGTGCCTGGAAACACTAAAATCCGGCAAGACCGACAGCATGATAAAAATTCTCCCGAAGGATGGAATACCTACTCATGTTGAAATCAAACCTTATAAATCATTTGAAGGCCTAACAATCATTTTAAATGATGTTACGGGGATTAAACAAACTGAAGAAGAGCTCAAAAGAAATGAAACATTGTATCGTTCTGTGGTAAATGATCAAAGCGAGATAATATGTCGTTTCAACAAAGATTTCGAGTTAACATTTGCTAATGAGACATATTATCATTATTTTGGCTTTGATGGCGAATCTAATCATTTATTCTCACTTCCAGATGAAGATATGGAAAGAATGAAGGTTCAATTTAAGACATTTGATGCAGAAAACCCTATCAAAGTTTTGGAAGGTCCTATAAAAATACCGGATGGAGTCATTAGATGGTGGCAATGGGTTACCCGAGCTAACTTTGATGAAGATGGAAATATTTCAGAGTACCAGTCAGTAGGACGTGATATAACCCTACACCATGAGGCCATGGAAGAACTTCAGAAAAATATAGAAAAACTCCAATTTTTGGTAAAAGAGAAAAGTAACAAATTAAATGTTCTTAAAGAATCGTTTGAACTGGAAAAAACAGAACACAAACAGAAAATAAGTTCCATGGAAAAATTAAACGCGGACATGGTTAAAAAATATGGCGAAGAAACACAAAAACTTTCAGAAACCATAAATGGTCATGTTAAAGAGCTGGACTCTTTTAAAGAAAAAGAAAAAACGTTTAAAGATAGTTTGAAACTTGCCCAAAAAGATCTTGAAAGCAAAACCATTGAAGCTGCTGATTCAAGTAGGGCTTTACATGTAGAAATCAGTGCCCATAAAAAAACTGAAAAAAATCTGGAGAAAACATCTCTTGATCTGGAAGAACAACGTGCCAAAACCAATGCAGCGTTATCTCAAATCAGTAATCTTGAAAAAGAAATCACAAAAAAGGAAGCAAACCTTTCCACGATTCAAACTGATTTTCAGAATGAAATATCAGAACTTAAACAAGAAGAACACAGTATTCAGGAATCTCTTGAAAATAGAGAAAAAACTCTTAAAAACGTTTATGATGGAGTTAAAACCAATATGCAGATGATATCCACTCTTAATAGGCTCCATTCTGAGTATGTGACTGATCAGATGGTTAAAAAATTGGAAGATGGCCGTAGTTACCTTCGATCCTTTGGAATGGTTCATGAGAAGTTATACCAATCTGAAAACCTGGAAACAGTGGATTTAGGTCAATACCTTGAAAATATCCTTGATGATATTTCACGTTCCCACGGAGCAAAAAATGTGGATATCAAGACAGAAACCAACGAAATTTCTTTAGATATGGAAAAAACAGTGCTATCTGGTTTGATAATAACTGAACTGGTCATCAATTCTTTAAAACATGCATTTACTGATGAACGCGTAGGAAAAATTAAGGTGGAAGTGGATCGTGTTCATGATGATTTAATTATTAAGGTTTCTGATAATGGTATCGGAATCCCTCCTCAAATATCAGTGAAAACAGAAGATTCGTTTGGCTTACAACTGGTCAGGACTTTTGTAAAACAATCTGAAGGTTTTATGGAATTTAAATCTGATAAGGGGGCTGAATTCATCATCAAAATTCCAATACAGGAGGGTTAG
- a CDS encoding class I SAM-dependent methyltransferase: MKGKVIGDILVLKDNAETNRTDDPQELLKIPGVNRVVRLGRIKGPKREPDVEVLVGNGTETVHRENHCFFKLDVARIMWSKGNTTERKRMAKLVEEGETVVDLFSGIGYFTIPMAVHGNPGKIYAVEINPVAHAYLSENVEINHVQNVVEPVLGDCRDVAPRNVADRVLMGYIGNTDEYLNVAMEVLKSEGIIHYHESVPDKLKFIRPSERVKRAAEGFDVDILNQRVIKKYSPGVYHVVVDALIIK, translated from the coding sequence ATGAAGGGCAAGGTCATAGGTGACATTTTGGTTTTGAAAGATAATGCAGAGACCAATAGAACAGATGATCCTCAGGAACTTTTAAAAATTCCTGGTGTGAATCGTGTGGTGCGTCTTGGTCGGATAAAGGGGCCTAAAAGGGAGCCTGATGTGGAAGTTCTTGTAGGTAATGGCACAGAGACGGTTCACCGGGAAAATCACTGTTTCTTTAAACTGGATGTTGCCAGGATAATGTGGTCAAAGGGAAACACCACAGAAAGAAAGAGGATGGCAAAACTGGTTGAAGAGGGTGAGACTGTTGTTGATCTTTTCAGTGGTATTGGTTATTTCACCATACCCATGGCAGTGCATGGAAATCCTGGTAAAATATATGCAGTGGAGATAAATCCGGTGGCTCATGCTTATCTATCAGAGAATGTGGAGATAAATCACGTACAGAATGTGGTTGAGCCTGTTCTGGGGGATTGCAGAGATGTTGCACCGCGAAATGTTGCAGATAGGGTTTTAATGGGATACATAGGAAATACTGATGAGTATCTTAATGTGGCAATGGAGGTTCTCAAAAGTGAGGGCATAATTCATTATCATGAATCTGTTCCGGATAAACTGAAGTTTATAAGGCCTTCAGAAAGGGTTAAAAGGGCTGCAGAGGGATTTGATGTGGATATTTTAAATCAGAGGGTTATTAAGAAGTATTCTCCCGGGGTTTATCATGTTGTGGTTGATGCCCTGATTATTAAATGA
- the nuoE gene encoding NADH-quinone oxidoreductase subunit NuoE, translating into MEKGLLEILSAYPGTKSDIIPILQDIQANFGYLPEEMMKDVSNFTRVPESEIYGVATFYSQFRFTPRGKNHILVCTGTACHVKGADNIIDGIKRHLDMPDEGVTPDGEYSMESVGCLGCCALAPCATVNDDIKSNITLKDIKKIFRRRK; encoded by the coding sequence ATGGAAAAAGGTCTTTTGGAAATATTATCCGCATACCCAGGAACAAAATCAGATATTATCCCTATCCTGCAGGATATTCAAGCTAACTTCGGATATCTTCCTGAAGAAATGATGAAAGATGTATCCAACTTCACCAGAGTTCCGGAAAGTGAGATATATGGAGTTGCCACCTTCTACTCACAGTTCAGATTCACCCCCCGGGGAAAAAATCATATTCTTGTCTGCACTGGCACAGCATGCCATGTTAAAGGTGCAGATAATATTATAGATGGAATAAAACGGCATTTAGACATGCCAGATGAAGGTGTCACCCCGGATGGGGAATATTCCATGGAATCCGTGGGTTGCCTTGGTTGCTGTGCCCTTGCGCCCTGCGCCACTGTTAACGATGATATCAAATCCAACATAACCCTCAAAGATATAAAAAAGATTTTCCGCCGACGGAAATAG